A window of Dehalogenimonas sp. WBC-2 genomic DNA:
AGTTCAGGATGCATACGGTTCCCAAACAACCGCAGTCATTCTATAACGACGGCAAATAAAAAAGCCCTGTCGTCTGCGACAGAGCTAAAACCGATTACTAACGCCGTTAATAATTGACCGCGGCAACCTCTTCAGAATTGAGTGAGGTATGTAAATCATCACGGCGATTTAATGAAAGGCTTTCAAGGGCTAGCTTATCCATTTCCAGTTGCACCGGCACCGGGTATTCCCCGGTGAAACAAGCCAGGCAGAACTTACTTCTGTCTGACCCGACTGCACGAATGAGACCATCCACGCTAAGATAGCCAAGAGAATCCGCACCTATATAATCTTTTATTTCCGGAATACTCATCCTGGCGGCAATCAATTCACGCCGGGTAGCCATATCAACACCAAAGAAGCAGGGATGCCGGATTGGCGGAGCACAAACACGCATATGAACTTCTTTTGCCCCAGCCCTTTTTAAGAGCTTGATAACTTGCGGTGTTGTCGTGCCGCGGACTACCGAATCATCGACCAAAACCACTCGTTTGCCGTTAAGCACTGATTGCAACGGATTGAATTTAAGTTTAACGCCCAAGTCACGGATCCGTTGAGTCGGCTCAATAAAGGTACGCCCCATATAGCGGTTTTTAATTAGCCCCTCAGCTGGCGGAATGCCACTTTCCAAAGCGTATCCTGCTCCGGCGGCTGTGGCAGAGTCCGGCACCCCAACTACCAAGTCCGCCTCCACCGGGTATTCCTTGGCCAGTTCGGCACCCATGGCCTGACGGGCTGAATAAAGCAGTCTGTTATTCATGATGCTATCCGGCCGTGCAAAATAAATGTACTCAAAGATACACAAAGCGCGCTTACCGGAATCCTCCCGGTAACTCTCAAGACCATTGGCATCAATACGGATTATTTCTCCAGGTTCTATCTCCCGGACGAACTCGGCGCCGATATGTCCCAGGGCACAGGTTTCTGAAGCCACCACCCAGCCATTACCGATTGTACCGAGACACAACGGACGCACACCTAAAGGATCACGCATGGCATAGAGTGCGTCTTTAGTCAACAATGCTACTGAGTATGCTCCGCGTAAACGTCCCATGGCATGACGGATCTGTTCAGTCAAGTCAGTATATGGGGCCGCCATAATAAGATTAGCCATGACTTCAGAATCAGTGCTGGTATTAAAATGGTATTCCATGCCGTCAAGTTCACGGCGCAACTCTTCAGCGTTGGTAATGTTGCCATTATGTGACAGCGCCATTTGATTATCTCCGCTGCCAACAATAATAGGCTGAGCATTATTTGAGCAACTTGACCCTGAGGTTGAATAGCGATTGTGACCAATTGCAATATGCCCTTGGAGCCGTTTTAAGGCGCTCTCAGAAAACACCTGGGAAACCAATCCCATACGCGCATAATGATGAATGGTCATTCCGTCAGAAGTGGCGATACCGGATGATTCCTGACCGCGGTGCTGTAATGCAAATAAAGCGAAGAAGGAAATGCGGGAAACATCTTCT
This region includes:
- a CDS encoding amidophosphoribosyltransferase; protein product: MTKRSKGHIIKQVTGPITPLDDSPREECGVFGIYAPSEDVSRISFFALFALQHRGQESSGIATSDGMTIHHYARMGLVSQVFSESALKRLQGHIAIGHNRYSTSGSSCSNNAQPIIVGSGDNQMALSHNGNITNAEELRRELDGMEYHFNTSTDSEVMANLIMAAPYTDLTEQIRHAMGRLRGAYSVALLTKDALYAMRDPLGVRPLCLGTIGNGWVVASETCALGHIGAEFVREIEPGEIIRIDANGLESYREDSGKRALCIFEYIYFARPDSIMNNRLLYSARQAMGAELAKEYPVEADLVVGVPDSATAAGAGYALESGIPPAEGLIKNRYMGRTFIEPTQRIRDLGVKLKFNPLQSVLNGKRVVLVDDSVVRGTTTPQVIKLLKRAGAKEVHMRVCAPPIRHPCFFGVDMATRRELIAARMSIPEIKDYIGADSLGYLSVDGLIRAVGSDRSKFCLACFTGEYPVPVQLEMDKLALESLSLNRRDDLHTSLNSEEVAAVNY